A genomic stretch from Dissulfuribacter thermophilus includes:
- a CDS encoding peptide-binding protein, translating to MRKGLFSLLAALLILFPYNLSITNAQDYGDAVVVGSIGDASILIPMLATDATSHEIAGLIFNGLVKYDKDLNLVGDLAESWDISADRLTITFHLKKGVKWQDGVEFTSKDCLFGFKLITDPNTPTAYAGDFKEVEKAEAPDPYTFRVTYKEPFAPALSSWGNLVVLPEHLLKGKDITKVDFGRHPVGLGPFKLKEWKTQEKIVLEFNPQYFEGRPFLNGYVMRIIPDPATMFLELKSGGLDWMGLSPIQYRRQTSTPFFEKNFKKYKYLSFSYTYLGYNLRDPLFKDKRVRQAISYAIDKEEIVRGVLLGMGVPATGPYKPDAWFYNPNVKRYPYDPERARALLKEAGWEDHDGDGWLDKDGRRFSFTIITNQGNALRDKTAQIIQWRLKQIGIEVKIRTIEWTAFINDFIDKRRFQAVILGWTLGQDPDIYDIWHSSKTGPKELNFIGYKNKEVDELLVQGRRTFNREKRRQIYWRIQEILAEDQPYTFLYVPMSLPIIHKRFRGIEPAPAGISYNFIRWWVPKNEQKYIMP from the coding sequence ATGCGTAAGGGCCTTTTTTCTCTGCTTGCAGCACTCCTCATACTATTTCCCTATAACCTATCAATAACTAATGCCCAAGACTATGGAGATGCTGTTGTAGTAGGCTCTATTGGCGATGCCTCCATTTTAATTCCCATGCTTGCCACAGATGCAACAAGTCACGAAATAGCTGGGTTAATTTTCAATGGACTGGTGAAGTATGACAAGGATCTCAATCTAGTGGGTGACTTGGCTGAATCATGGGACATTTCAGCGGACCGTCTCACCATAACCTTTCACCTAAAAAAAGGGGTTAAGTGGCAAGACGGCGTGGAATTTACATCCAAGGATTGTCTGTTCGGATTTAAGCTCATCACTGACCCCAATACTCCAACTGCATATGCAGGGGATTTTAAAGAAGTTGAAAAGGCCGAGGCACCAGATCCCTATACCTTTAGAGTAACGTATAAAGAACCCTTCGCACCAGCCTTAAGTTCATGGGGAAATCTGGTAGTTCTCCCCGAACATCTTCTTAAAGGCAAGGACATCACAAAGGTTGATTTTGGTCGACATCCAGTGGGACTTGGTCCCTTTAAATTGAAGGAATGGAAGACCCAAGAGAAGATCGTCTTGGAATTCAATCCTCAATACTTTGAGGGAAGGCCTTTTTTAAATGGCTATGTAATGAGAATTATACCAGATCCTGCTACGATGTTTCTCGAACTCAAAAGCGGTGGCCTGGATTGGATGGGGCTTAGTCCGATTCAATATAGACGTCAGACATCAACCCCATTTTTTGAAAAAAACTTTAAAAAGTACAAATATCTTTCATTTTCATATACATATCTTGGATATAATCTTAGGGATCCCCTCTTTAAAGACAAAAGGGTGCGCCAGGCCATTTCCTATGCCATTGACAAAGAGGAGATAGTTAGGGGAGTCCTTCTAGGCATGGGGGTCCCTGCCACTGGGCCCTATAAACCTGATGCCTGGTTCTATAATCCTAATGTGAAACGCTATCCATATGATCCTGAGCGTGCCAGGGCCCTGCTCAAAGAGGCAGGATGGGAAGATCATGACGGTGACGGTTGGTTAGATAAAGATGGAAGGCGTTTTTCTTTTACAATCATTACCAATCAAGGCAATGCCCTGAGGGACAAGACAGCCCAGATCATACAGTGGAGATTGAAGCAGATAGGCATTGAGGTCAAGATACGCACAATTGAGTGGACTGCCTTTATCAATGATTTTATAGACAAGAGGCGGTTCCAGGCAGTTATACTAGGTTGGACCCTTGGACAGGATCCAGATATATACGACATATGGCACTCTTCAAAGACTGGGCCAAAAGAGTTAAATTTTATTGGATATAAAAACAAAGAGGTTGATGAGTTACTTGTTCAAGGCAGACGCACCTTCAATCGTGAAAAGCGAAGACAGATTTATTGGAGAATTCAAGAGATATTGGCTGAGGATCAGCCATATACGTTTTTATATGTGCCAATGAGCCTTCCCATTATTCACAAAAGATTTAGGGGAATTGAACCTGCTCCAGCAGGCATAAGTTACAACTTTATCAGATGGTGGGTCCCCAAAAACGAGCAAAAATATATAATGCCCTAG
- a CDS encoding ABC transporter permease yields MEILRFLLKKILWLIPTFFGITIISFTVMHLAPGEPMVIQTDFNPKMTPEMRERLRKQYGLDKPLYVQYLRWVKGLLTLDLGRSFAPDRRPVWDKIKERLPITLLINALSILLIILVAVPLGVSAAIRHNSLFDHITTVVVYIGYAAPSFWIALLCMILFGVKLEWLPISGLHSLMGYASMSPWEKFLDWIKHLILPVSVSAIGGLAGMSRYMKSSMLEVLRQDYIVTARAKGLPERTVIYKHALRNALLPLITILGLSIPGLIGGSVIFESLFAIPGVGQLMWTSVMARDYPVLMGNLVIVAILTLIGNLLADIGYALADPRIRTGMRSD; encoded by the coding sequence ATGGAAATATTGAGATTTTTATTAAAGAAAATCCTCTGGCTCATACCCACGTTCTTTGGGATAACAATAATCTCGTTTACTGTCATGCACCTTGCACCAGGAGAGCCCATGGTTATTCAAACGGATTTTAATCCGAAAATGACTCCAGAAATGAGAGAGAGACTGAGAAAACAATATGGGCTGGACAAACCTCTATATGTACAATATCTGAGATGGGTTAAGGGATTGTTGACCCTTGATCTGGGGCGATCATTTGCTCCAGACAGGCGTCCAGTGTGGGATAAGATCAAAGAAAGGCTCCCTATAACTCTCCTTATTAATGCCTTGTCTATCCTACTTATAATTTTAGTGGCCGTTCCCTTAGGGGTTAGTGCAGCAATTAGACACAATAGCCTTTTTGATCATATTACAACAGTTGTCGTCTACATCGGCTATGCAGCGCCGTCATTTTGGATAGCACTTTTGTGTATGATACTATTTGGGGTCAAATTAGAATGGCTGCCAATCTCAGGGCTTCATTCTCTCATGGGCTATGCGTCCATGAGTCCCTGGGAGAAATTCCTTGACTGGATTAAACATCTCATATTACCGGTTTCAGTTTCTGCAATAGGCGGGCTTGCTGGAATGAGTAGGTATATGAAGAGCTCAATGCTAGAGGTCCTTCGTCAGGACTATATAGTGACTGCAAGGGCCAAAGGTCTACCTGAAAGAACGGTCATATACAAACATGCACTGAGAAATGCGCTCCTTCCACTTATAACCATACTAGGCCTTTCCATACCAGGACTAATTGGAGGTAGCGTCATATTTGAGTCCCTTTTTGCCATACCAGGTGTGGGCCAGCTTATGTGGACCAGTGTAATGGCCAGAGATTATCCGGTCCTAATGGGAAATCTTGTTATTGTGGCAATTCTTACGCTCATTGGAAATCTCCTTGCAGATATAGGATATGCATTGGCTGATCCACGGATCAGGACAGGAATGAGGAGTGACTAA
- a CDS encoding ABC transporter permease, translating into MSWTRLFKDLLRNPMSATGLVLVFLLAVVAIFAQYIAPYNPQQIDTYHILEAPSALHPLGTDSLGRDVLSRLIYGARISLLVGIVAVGIATAIGTVLGAIAGFYGGIWDILIMRLVDIMLCFPTIFLVMAVIAFLEPSIWNIMVVIGLTSWMGVCRLVRAEFMSLRSRDFVLAAKVIGVNDMRLLFSHILPNAIAPVIVSATLGVGSAILTESALSFLGIGVQPPTPSWGNMLTSGKDNIEIAWWLSVFPGLAILLTVLAYNLLGEGLRDVLDPRMKKRG; encoded by the coding sequence ATGAGTTGGACTAGATTATTTAAAGATCTGCTGAGAAATCCTATGTCAGCTACGGGGCTCGTGCTCGTGTTTCTCCTGGCAGTGGTTGCCATATTTGCCCAATATATCGCGCCTTATAATCCTCAACAGATAGATACCTATCACATCTTAGAGGCCCCAAGCGCACTTCATCCCCTTGGGACAGATTCCCTTGGTAGAGACGTGCTTTCAAGGCTCATATACGGTGCAAGGATTAGTCTCCTTGTGGGTATTGTAGCAGTGGGCATTGCAACGGCGATTGGGACAGTACTAGGGGCTATTGCCGGATTCTATGGGGGAATCTGGGACATCCTGATTATGCGTCTCGTGGACATAATGTTGTGTTTCCCAACTATATTCCTTGTAATGGCGGTAATTGCTTTTTTGGAGCCATCCATATGGAATATCATGGTGGTAATAGGACTTACGAGCTGGATGGGGGTGTGTAGGCTAGTTCGGGCAGAATTCATGAGTCTTCGATCAAGGGATTTTGTACTCGCAGCAAAGGTTATAGGCGTAAACGACATGAGGTTACTATTTAGCCATATTCTTCCAAATGCCATTGCTCCAGTCATTGTGTCAGCTACTCTGGGGGTGGGAAGTGCAATATTGACTGAGAGTGCGTTGAGTTTTTTGGGGATAGGTGTACAGCCTCCTACCCCTAGCTGGGGGAATATGTTGACTTCTGGCAAAGACAACATTGAGATAGCCTGGTGGCTTTCAGTATTTCCTGGACTTGCAATCCTCCTCACAGTACTGGCATACAACCTTTTGGGAGAGGGGCTTCGGGATGTGCTTGATCCTAGGATGAAAAAAAGGGGTTAA
- the tatC gene encoding twin-arginine translocase subunit TatC — MISETQNELPLTEHLRELRQRLIRSLVVVSILACVSYAFIEPIFKALSIPLLDVLPEGRSLIFTSYPEAFFTYLKLAITTGIFLASPWILFEIWAFIAPGLYAHEKRLLFPFIIFGSAFFVGGGLFGYFVVFPTAFKFLAGYESDMLTLYPSISEYFTLVVRLLLGFGLAFELPLILVFLGLLGIVNTTMLRRNRKYALLGAFIIAAIFTPTPDVLNQTLLAVPLLLLYEISIWALEIIQRLRS; from the coding sequence ATGATTTCTGAAACTCAAAACGAATTACCTCTTACTGAACACCTTAGAGAACTAAGACAGAGACTCATAAGGTCTCTCGTTGTTGTAAGCATCCTGGCATGCGTCTCATACGCTTTCATTGAACCCATCTTTAAGGCCCTTTCAATTCCACTTCTTGACGTATTACCTGAAGGTAGAAGCCTAATCTTTACTTCCTATCCTGAAGCATTCTTTACCTATCTCAAACTTGCGATCACCACCGGAATATTTCTGGCCTCCCCTTGGATACTGTTTGAGATCTGGGCCTTCATAGCACCAGGACTGTATGCCCATGAAAAGAGATTACTCTTCCCATTCATAATCTTTGGCTCAGCTTTTTTTGTTGGAGGGGGCCTCTTTGGATACTTTGTAGTATTTCCTACGGCCTTCAAGTTCCTTGCAGGCTATGAATCGGATATGCTTACCCTCTATCCAAGCATTTCTGAATATTTCACCCTAGTAGTACGGCTACTTCTAGGGTTTGGTCTAGCCTTTGAACTCCCTCTGATATTAGTCTTCCTTGGTCTCTTGGGCATAGTCAATACCACCATGCTGCGACGCAACCGCAAATATGCCCTTCTTGGGGCCTTTATAATTGCAGCAATCTTTACTCCAACCCCCGACGTACTCAATCAGACGCTCCTGGCAGTACCCCTCCTACTTCTCTATGAAATAAGCATATGGGCCCTGGAGATTATCCAAAGACTGAGGTCTTAA
- a CDS encoding M24 family metallopeptidase, whose protein sequence is MDYSRRRKTLSLALSKKKLGGFLATSPESRRYLSGFTAEDLGCKESSGILLVLRDEAYLFTDGRYDLQAKEETSGINIVVCKNGLHKAIAKILKHVNVKRIGFEASSINVRLFTKIKVTCKNIEFIEYDDLILTYRLQKEPEEIELIRRSVEVGELCFKKALSRLGPGMTEREASVIILENIYKYSEGPSFPPIVASGPNAALPHAIPQDRIIKENEPVIIDMGVKIEGYASDMTRTIFFGEPTDKFKEIYACVKEAKETAQKAIRAGMTGRDADHIARAKIKEHGFGNYFVHGLGHGVGLSVHEPPNLSPRYRRRLHTNSVVTVEPGIYIPGEGGVRLEDMVVIKEDGVELLGSGRWIYDF, encoded by the coding sequence ATGGATTATTCACGACGGAGAAAAACTCTGAGTCTGGCCCTTTCCAAGAAAAAACTTGGCGGATTCCTTGCTACAAGTCCGGAATCAAGGCGTTACCTTTCTGGGTTTACTGCTGAAGATCTTGGCTGTAAGGAATCTTCTGGCATCCTCCTGGTCCTTAGAGATGAGGCCTATCTATTTACAGACGGCCGCTATGACCTGCAGGCCAAGGAAGAGACAAGTGGCATCAATATAGTGGTATGTAAAAATGGTCTTCACAAGGCCATTGCAAAGATCTTGAAGCACGTAAATGTGAAACGAATTGGCTTTGAGGCATCTTCAATAAACGTAAGACTATTTACGAAAATAAAAGTAACCTGTAAAAATATAGAATTCATAGAGTATGATGACCTCATACTAACCTATAGACTCCAAAAGGAACCAGAAGAAATTGAGCTCATAAGGCGCTCTGTAGAAGTTGGGGAACTCTGCTTTAAAAAGGCCCTATCTAGGCTGGGGCCAGGGATGACCGAAAGAGAAGCCAGCGTAATAATACTTGAAAATATTTACAAGTACTCTGAAGGCCCTTCCTTTCCACCGATAGTTGCCTCTGGTCCAAATGCAGCCCTTCCCCACGCAATACCTCAAGACAGGATCATAAAAGAAAACGAACCTGTTATCATCGACATGGGAGTAAAAATAGAAGGCTATGCATCTGACATGACCAGGACTATTTTCTTTGGAGAGCCTACTGACAAATTCAAAGAGATTTATGCCTGCGTAAAGGAGGCCAAGGAGACTGCGCAGAAAGCCATCCGAGCAGGAATGACTGGAAGAGATGCCGACCATATAGCCCGTGCAAAAATAAAGGAACACGGCTTTGGAAATTACTTTGTCCATGGCCTTGGCCATGGTGTAGGTCTTTCTGTACATGAACCCCCAAACCTTTCGCCACGGTACCGGAGGCGCTTACATACAAATAGTGTTGTCACAGTAGAACCGGGTATTTATATCCCTGGCGAAGGTGGCGTTAGGCTAGAGGACATGGTGGTGATTAAAGAAGATGGAGTCGAACTTTTGGGAAGTGGAAGATGGATTTATGATTTCTGA
- a CDS encoding radical SAM protein, with protein MKREVHPDSIPYLVLADEEGNIFDHPHLRMAGRSGKALHPVFPEDLIPLPEGSELFVLPGRIPVGWDMDRDEMVATHEGPNGEKVYSVAAFMSPAHTQVALPAYLKEDNAQPLPLFAYTAVGWWKDRFWVAGFRSDPDRRQDVRLFNPKKIISRTKRKLKEYPKNRLIQHLGKCCLTYGCPAAKNFFLERFEAPLPTSTACNAQCIGCLSYQPNCDVPSTQERMKFIPTVEEICEVAVPHLKNVRRAIASFGQGCEGEPLMNPKLLEKAVTQIKKSTTTGTLNLNTNASRPEAVERLRRAGLDSIRISMNSVRRHLYEPYYRPKGYSQDDCFESWKRMKELGGFVSLNLFIMPGITDEIEEIERLSALIEKFGLDLIQLRNHNIDPDWYLDSINYEPSSQRAGVKGFVKILKKKFPKLRFGYFNPSLRP; from the coding sequence ATGAAAAGAGAAGTTCACCCTGACTCTATACCCTATTTGGTGTTAGCAGATGAAGAGGGCAATATATTTGATCATCCCCATTTGAGGATGGCAGGGAGATCTGGCAAGGCCCTTCATCCTGTCTTCCCAGAGGATCTGATCCCACTTCCGGAAGGGAGTGAATTGTTTGTGCTTCCTGGTCGGATTCCTGTTGGATGGGACATGGACAGGGATGAGATGGTGGCAACCCATGAAGGACCAAATGGTGAAAAGGTCTATTCAGTAGCGGCATTTATGTCCCCAGCCCATACACAAGTTGCACTTCCCGCCTATTTAAAAGAGGACAATGCCCAGCCCCTTCCACTTTTCGCTTATACTGCAGTTGGTTGGTGGAAGGACAGATTTTGGGTAGCTGGCTTTAGAAGTGATCCAGACAGGCGTCAGGATGTAAGGCTATTTAACCCAAAGAAGATCATTAGTAGGACTAAAAGAAAGCTAAAGGAGTATCCCAAAAATCGTCTGATACAACACCTTGGCAAGTGTTGTCTTACATATGGTTGTCCTGCAGCAAAAAATTTCTTTTTGGAGCGTTTTGAGGCCCCTCTTCCAACTTCTACTGCCTGCAATGCCCAATGCATCGGATGCCTTTCATATCAGCCTAACTGCGACGTACCTTCTACTCAAGAGAGGATGAAGTTCATTCCAACAGTTGAAGAGATTTGTGAGGTGGCTGTACCCCATTTAAAAAACGTAAGACGGGCAATAGCCAGTTTCGGACAGGGGTGCGAGGGAGAACCCCTTATGAATCCAAAGTTGCTGGAAAAGGCAGTAACTCAAATTAAAAAGTCCACTACTACTGGTACGTTAAATCTTAATACCAATGCAAGTCGTCCAGAGGCAGTTGAGCGCTTGAGACGTGCTGGTCTCGATTCAATTAGGATAAGTATGAATTCAGTGAGGCGTCACCTATATGAGCCGTACTATAGGCCCAAAGGCTATAGCCAAGATGACTGTTTCGAAAGCTGGAAACGCATGAAGGAACTTGGTGGCTTTGTATCCCTGAATCTCTTTATTATGCCAGGGATTACTGATGAGATAGAAGAGATTGAGAGACTTTCGGCATTAATTGAAAAGTTTGGACTAGATTTAATACAACTGAGGAATCATAACATAGACCCAGACTGGTACCTGGATTCTATTAATTATGAGCCATCTTCTCAAAGAGCAGGGGTTAAAGGATTTGTAAAGATATTAAAAAAGAAGTTTCCCAAACTGCGATTTGGTTATTTCAATCCATCTCTACGGCCGTGA
- a CDS encoding EAL and HDOD domain-containing protein, whose amino-acid sequence MIKPLYIGRQPILDLKKETVAYEILYRAGEQSNEFPIINGTMATNQVLYSLFYSLDFQKILGGKKAFINFTKENLLQEFPVDIAPNHIVIELLENIDIDNEVLDACKTLKNKGYKIALDDFFLKDRSLELLHIADIVKVDWVTTNIEEIEQLTKFLKRYDVSLLAEKIEHEKEYRDAIELGYKYFQGYFFEKPTIIRGEDVSPTKWTYLKLFSLVQRPEIESEELVKIIKHDPALAFKLLNLINSAAFSLPNEVKSVEQAITLIGETEIRRWLSLVLMANLCEDQPEELIIIASTRARFGELIAIKIGQHHVSPTIFLLGILSLIDTMTGRPMDELFKKIKVHPSIIKALVEKSGPLFPFLYLMLAYERANENGLKKCSEYFNLSYEDITKCYLEAAQWANYLRDI is encoded by the coding sequence ATGATTAAACCGCTCTATATAGGAAGACAACCAATACTAGATCTCAAAAAAGAGACCGTTGCCTATGAAATACTTTATAGGGCAGGGGAGCAATCCAATGAGTTTCCTATAATCAATGGGACTATGGCCACAAATCAGGTCCTCTACAGCCTATTTTACAGTTTAGACTTTCAAAAAATCTTAGGTGGGAAGAAGGCTTTTATAAACTTTACAAAGGAAAACCTATTACAAGAATTTCCTGTAGATATTGCACCAAATCATATAGTAATTGAACTACTTGAGAATATAGATATCGACAATGAAGTCCTTGATGCCTGTAAGACCCTCAAAAACAAGGGGTATAAGATTGCCCTTGATGACTTTTTCCTTAAAGACAGATCACTGGAGCTCCTCCATATTGCAGACATCGTAAAGGTTGACTGGGTGACCACAAATATAGAGGAAATAGAACAGCTCACAAAGTTCCTCAAAAGGTATGATGTCTCACTTCTTGCAGAAAAAATAGAACATGAAAAGGAATACCGAGATGCTATCGAACTCGGCTACAAGTATTTTCAAGGATATTTTTTTGAAAAACCCACCATAATAAGAGGCGAGGATGTCTCTCCTACCAAATGGACCTATCTTAAACTATTTTCTCTAGTCCAGAGGCCAGAGATTGAGTCCGAAGAGCTAGTCAAGATTATCAAACACGATCCAGCCCTGGCATTTAAGCTCCTAAATTTGATCAACTCAGCCGCCTTTTCACTCCCTAATGAGGTCAAAAGCGTTGAACAGGCCATCACACTAATAGGAGAAACGGAAATAAGGCGATGGCTTTCCCTTGTATTAATGGCTAATTTATGTGAAGACCAACCAGAGGAACTCATTATTATTGCTAGTACCAGGGCCCGTTTTGGGGAGCTAATTGCCATAAAGATTGGGCAACATCACGTTTCTCCTACAATCTTTTTACTTGGTATACTTAGCCTAATTGACACCATGACGGGAAGGCCTATGGATGAACTCTTTAAAAAGATAAAGGTTCATCCTTCTATTATTAAGGCATTAGTAGAGAAATCCGGGCCACTCTTTCCATTCCTCTACCTAATGCTGGCTTATGAACGGGCTAATGAAAATGGATTAAAAAAATGTAGTGAATATTTCAATCTTAGCTATGAAGACATTACAAAATGCTATTTGGAAGCCGCTCAATGGGCAAACTATCTTAGAGACATCTAA
- a CDS encoding DnaJ C-terminal domain-containing protein, producing the protein MNPWKILGLKEDANFTTIKRAYRRLLRSCHPDLFPGDVWAQKRFIQISEAYHELCRMLNLDAIVVDDSFLFESFTSEGYSFLFIEVSVEEAFFGKRIHIELQGAEVKCPACDGLGYRWHGKRPVCKECAGKGYKLLSWGKSNIRIICKACGATGFSDQVKCKTCFGRGYIKRQREVFIKLPRGTLPGTILRIDGNSELGIGPAFIEIGIRFPENWRLSELDVTSQIELDLWDALLGGEVMVKTIDGNETLLIPPGTCDGHEFVLKGRGWIGENGKRGDHRIQIKISMPKTPPPPQARILLELLRGLWPVKGPACLTYKSICKTILPE; encoded by the coding sequence TTGAACCCCTGGAAGATACTTGGCCTAAAAGAAGATGCAAATTTTACAACAATAAAAAGAGCGTATAGGAGACTCTTAAGATCTTGCCACCCAGACCTGTTCCCCGGTGATGTCTGGGCCCAAAAGCGCTTTATTCAAATTAGCGAAGCCTATCATGAACTCTGTCGGATGCTCAACCTTGACGCTATTGTTGTGGACGATTCATTTCTCTTTGAGAGTTTCACTTCAGAAGGTTATTCTTTTCTGTTCATCGAAGTGTCTGTAGAGGAAGCCTTCTTTGGGAAAAGAATCCATATAGAGCTTCAAGGTGCAGAGGTCAAATGCCCTGCCTGTGATGGCCTTGGATACAGGTGGCACGGGAAAAGGCCTGTTTGTAAAGAATGTGCTGGTAAGGGCTATAAGCTGCTTTCCTGGGGGAAAAGCAACATTCGAATTATTTGCAAAGCATGTGGTGCTACAGGATTTTCTGACCAGGTCAAATGTAAAACCTGTTTTGGAAGGGGCTATATCAAAAGACAAAGAGAGGTTTTTATTAAATTACCCAGAGGGACCTTGCCAGGTACTATATTACGCATTGATGGGAATAGTGAATTGGGAATCGGTCCTGCTTTTATTGAAATTGGAATTCGTTTTCCAGAAAACTGGAGGCTTTCTGAACTTGATGTCACATCTCAAATAGAATTAGATTTATGGGATGCACTACTCGGAGGAGAAGTAATGGTTAAGACTATTGATGGTAATGAAACCCTCTTGATACCTCCAGGTACATGTGATGGCCATGAATTTGTTCTAAAAGGCAGAGGATGGATCGGGGAAAATGGAAAACGAGGAGATCATAGAATACAGATAAAAATATCAATGCCTAAGACGCCTCCTCCCCCCCAGGCAAGGATCTTACTTGAACTCCTTAGGGGCCTTTGGCCTGTCAAAGGACCTGCTTGTTTGACCTATAAATCCATTTGCAAGACTATTTTGCCCGAATAG
- a CDS encoding chemotaxis protein CheW, producing MAEKKENLPVKNSDKSLEAVRDLTAQFATFYFGEHFFGLPIEDVIEINRALDITPVPLAPEYVAGVVNLRGQILTAIHLGKRIGLTIKDPKPVEQLNNLIMGDREEPISLLVEQIGDVMPVPLEQIEAPPDLIHGVEKKYVKNVCKLPEKLLIILDSENLQAPPSELEKQQDVN from the coding sequence ATGGCTGAAAAAAAGGAAAACCTCCCAGTAAAAAATAGTGACAAGTCACTCGAAGCCGTAAGGGACCTTACAGCCCAGTTTGCAACATTCTATTTTGGCGAACATTTCTTTGGCCTTCCAATTGAAGATGTCATTGAAATCAATAGGGCCCTGGACATCACCCCTGTTCCACTTGCACCAGAATACGTCGCAGGGGTTGTGAATCTCAGAGGTCAAATACTTACTGCCATACACTTAGGTAAGAGAATAGGCCTTACAATCAAAGACCCAAAACCAGTTGAACAATTAAATAATCTTATCATGGGCGACAGAGAAGAGCCAATCAGCCTATTGGTGGAACAGATTGGAGATGTTATGCCAGTTCCGCTGGAACAGATTGAAGCTCCACCTGACCTTATTCACGGAGTAGAAAAAAAATATGTAAAAAATGTGTGTAAACTTCCAGAAAAACTACTTATAATATTAGACAGTGAAAATCTTCAGGCACCGCCGAGCGAGCTAGAAAAACAGCAGGATGTAAACTAA